Genomic window (Candidatus Acidulodesulfobacterium acidiphilum):
AGTTTTTACTATCGAAACCTGCGAATATCTCTGCTTTATCAATGCGCCTTTTTTAACATACGGTCCCATCATGAGCGCAAAAGTTCTGTGCGCTGAAATATGGTCTGCTCCGGATTGCGCATCGTCTTCCGTTAAAAATACGAGAGTATTTTTCCATATTTTAGAGCGCGATAGAAAAGATATTATTTTACCTGTCGCTTCATCATTATTAGCCACATAATACTGAGGCGTATAATAGCAGGGGGCTAATCCTGCCGTATGATCGTCCGGCAGCCAGATATAAGTAAAATCGGGAAACTTATTTTCTTTTAGTCTTTTTTTAGCCCATTTTATAAAAATTTTAGCCCTCGTCGTGTCCAATATATCCCTGTTCCAACCCGGATATTCGGATACGACGTGAGCTTCCATCTGCCTGTTTACTCCATTAATGCGGGTATGCGCTACAAATTCGCCAAAATCGGCAAAACTTATATGATGAGACAACATATCGTTGAACAGATACAATTTATACGGATATGAAATCCAGATATTAGTCAAATGAACATGTAATTTTTTCATAAGCCTATTTCCTATATATGCCGGATTTAAAAAAGTATCGTCTTTGTCCGGTATCGCAGGCTTTAATAAAGTTCTGCTTTGAGGATATCTTAGTCCCCTGCCGGAATAATTTTCCGGCCATACCCTCTGAACGTAATCAGAATCGGATGCTCCAGTCGTCCATTCATGACCTTGAGCGGTTACCTCGCCGTCTGCGTAAAAATTTACGAACAGCGCATATTTATTAGCAAGTTTGTATAGATTGGGAAGCTCTTTTTTATTATACAAATCGAGATGCGGATCAGCCCATTTACCTGCTCTGGCGTAATCTCCCAAATCTTCGTCGAAGGTTTTGTTTTCGCGCAGAATAAATACTATATGTTTGATATGTTTTCTTAGGAATTTTATTTCCGCTTCTTCTTTTGCTTTTCTTGCCGCCCTTTGTTTAAGCGTAAATCCGTCGTCTTTTAACGCTAAATGCGTTAAATAGCTTTTATTTTTAAAAAAATACTTTATGCCCACTTTTTGAACGGCTCCGTGCATAAAACTGCATATCCATTGATATTCCAAGTTAGGTCCCGCGCTCAAACCTTTAGCGTCGGTAATATAAATTGATTTGCCGGAAGAAGTAAGCGACGTCGGATACCATGCTGTCTGAATTAGACCTATGGGTTTATAATCCGACAAATTAAATGCTTCTACGTCGTTATTGCCTGCATTGGCTACAAAAAAATATTTGCCGCTTATGGTTATTCCGTCGGGGTAACTTCCGTATGGAGCATGTTTATAAGGGCTTATGTGAATAATTTTGACGACTTTAAGACTTTTGGTATCTACTACAAATATCCTGTCGTTGTTAGATGCGGCGATTAACGATATAGGAGTGCCTGAAACCGAAGCTATAGCCGTCGGATGCATTCCCGATGACGGCATCGGATTATTATCGAAGGATATTTTCCCTAAATATTTAAGTGACGGGGTGAATAACCTTACTTCGTCGCCGCCCCAGTCGCTTACGATTAACCTTTTTCCGTTATCAGCCTGACTTACGGCAAAAGGATACGGTCCCGCGTTTGCGTATTTTATGACGCCCGTTTTTAAGTTTATTTTTGCGATAGAGTTTGAAAGCAAACCCGTTGCATAAATATATTTTTGGTTATCAGATAAAATAACGTAATCCGGATAAAAAAAAATAAGGTTTGATATTTTCGTGCCCCTGATACTCATAGGGGTACTGGTTTTTTGGAAATTGCTGCCATTTAAGTCGGTAGCTTCTCACAGCTTTAAGCCTGCCGTTAATGTATTTAACCGCTAAAATATTTCCGGAAACGCCACCTGCCGCGTAAATAGTTCCGTTTTTGTTTACGACAAGACCTTGAAAAAAACTTTGATTTCTAATAATTGTAGTAGGTATAGTAGAATTCGGAACGCGCGCAATACTGTCCGCATATATCAGCGACGTCGCATAACCTTTATTTTCTTTAATATTAGATTTTTTGGCATACTGGACTATAGGACCCAAATACGGCAAATTAGACTCGCCTTCAAATGCTTCCAGTACCGCAAGCGGCTTTAAACTCTTTCTATTGTATAGCTCAATTTTTTGAATCTTTTTTGAAGGGTTTGTAAGGACTACAACATAATTTTTATAAATTTTTACGTTAGTCGGAAAATTTTCCGTCGCGCTTAATAATCCGACCGGACTTATTAAACGGCCAGTCGGAAGTTTATGTGTATATTCCTTAATATTTTCCTTTGTTATTTTAACCGGAATATGTTGAAGAAATACGCTCGGTATATTGTGATTCGGGATGAGGTTAGCCGCCGAAGAACTTTCCGCATGTCCAAACAAAAATATTATTAAAATACTTATAACAGGTATTATAATAAAAATTTTAGATTTAATATTTCGCTTTGAAGTAAGTTTCATAAATATACTCCGCATCTTAATTTATTAATTTACGTTTCTAAAAAAATACGTGCGGAAAATCTTTTAAAACTTTCCGCACATACTTGCTTTAACTTTGAGAAGAGAGGAGAAAGATAAAGCAAAAGTTTATAATTGTTATCAATTAAAAATTTATATAATCAAAATTTAAAACTTCACTGATGCGTTAAGCATAAAGAACCTTGGGAGACCGGGCATAACGGTTTCATAGGTATAATTAGAATTGCCTGGTATAGAATTATATCCTATATAACCCCATGCGTTATAATTTCTGTTAAGGATGTTATCAACGCTTAACTAAACTTTTACGCCTTTAAATTGGGCGTTTTTTAAAATTCCGATATTTTTAAAATTAAAGTAATGGCTTAAATTCAAATGCGCTTTATAATCTATAAAAATAAAAACATTAAATTATTTTAATTACTTTAATTCGTTCAGTTGAACCTGATTTAAAAAAAACTAGATTTGATAATATCTTATCAAATAAATGTTACACCTTTATGAAATTTTCGTTAAATAATGTTAAATTTTGTTACAAAATTATTACATTTTTTGAATTTTATATATTATTTCTAAAATGATTTGAAAAACGGATGAAGGAAAGAAAATATCAACTTATTTATTTATTTTTAAAGTTTAAACACCAAATTTAAATAAATCTGACAGCAAGACTTTTTAATTTACGTTTCTAAAAAAATACGTGCGGAAAATCTTTTAAAACTTTCCGCACATACTTGCTTTAACTTTGAGAAGAGAGGAGAAAGATAAAGCAAAAGACTTAATTATTTATTATTTATTAAAGTTAAAACTTTACCGATGCGTTAAGCATAAAGAACCTCGGAATGCCCGGTAAACCTTGGAAATAGTTATATGCTGGTCCATTGTTTAACATTATAATATTAATATACATATCAGCAACGTAATATTGTTTATTTATTTAAAATATTATCATGTTTAAAAACATCAAATAATTTAGATCTTAAGCTTAAAATTTAAATGATGTCGTCACATAGTAAAATCTTGGCATTCCGGGCAAATATTCAGCATAAATGGCGTTTGAATTTGGGTATGTGCTGACAAATCCCGGGATTGCGCCGGTAAGATACTGTCTGTTTAAAATATTGTCAATGGATAAGCTGAGTTTCATACCTTTAAGGCCGGCTTCTTTTAATATGCCCATTTTTTTAAAGTTGAAATAACGGCTAAGATTTAAATTAAACAGCCAGTAACCGCCAAGGTGGAACGCGCTTGTAGGATTTCCGTTTATGTCTTCTACGAACTGCTCGCCCGTGTATGTCCCCCACAACCTTGCGTCTATATTATAATAGTTTTCGTCAACGCCGATATTTGCAAGATGCCTCGGTATAAACGGAACATTTTCACCCGGTAAAACATTTCCTGCCGGACCTGAATAGGTAGAAGTAAACTTTCCGGTATTTAACGAATAGTTTGCAAAAACATTCAGATGGCGGTTAAAATCATATTGTCCCTCAAGCTGTAAACCCTCATACCGCGACCTGCCGCCGTTTGTCTCATAGGTAACTTCCGTTGCGGTATTTAAATATGTACCGAATGTATTGGAAAAGTCTTCTTTATACACATTTGCCGAAAGTTCGAGATTATCTAATCTGTACCTCGTTCCAAGTTCGTAATCGGTAACATATTCGGGCTTTATTCCGCTTAAAGATGTGGTAAAGTTAGTTCCGTTATAAGAAGTCAGCACGGATTCGTAAGCGGTATAATTTGGAGCTTTCATCGTCCTTCCGTAAGTTGCGTAAAAATTCCAGTTTGGAAGTAGATTATAGCTTAAACCAATCGTGGGTTCTATTTCGGTAAATGTATCCGATACCGTCCCGCCGTACGGATAAAGGGACGGCCATGTTTCGTTTGTTGCAACGCTCATATCCACTATTTGATATTTAACGCCAGGCTCGATAAATAACTTATCGGGAATAATGTCCACCCTGTCTTGCGCATAGACCGCATCCATATTCTCCGTACCGTGTTCATTATCGGCAATATTGTAAAAAGGCGCGACAGGCCCGTAACTTTCTCCGTAAAACGACTCTATTTTGTGATATCTTCCGAAAAGGAATTGTCCGCCGAGCGTAAGCACATTTCTCGGAAATCTAACGGTAACCGAGGGAATATCGCCGAACTGGCTTACATTCACGGCTTTATAATGGTTATCTGTTCCGTAAGCAAATCCGGGAGTAAAGCCGTTTGCAATTGCCGTAGCGCTATTTTGACCGTCAAGAAACTGCGGGTCTGGATTATAAGTAGCGGTGGGAACAGGCGTTAACGACCAGTTTCCACTTCCGAAACTTAAAGAATAAGGCTGCACGCCGTTAATATAAATGCTCGAAGGTATATCGCATGACGCCGTGCTGATTCCAGCGCTGGCGGCACTTGTATGGCATGCCGGGTTTACATAAAGATTTTTTGCCATATTTTCATTAAAGT
Coding sequences:
- a CDS encoding quinoprotein amine dehydrogenase, beta chain-like protein, with the translated sequence MSIRGTKISNLIFFYPDYVILSDNQKYIYATGLLSNSIAKINLKTGVIKYANAGPYPFAVSQADNGKRLIVSDWGGDEVRLFTPSLKYLGKISFDNNPMPSSGMHPTAIASVSGTPISLIAASNNDRIFVVDTKSLKVVKIIHISPYKHAPYGSYPDGITISGKYFFVANAGNNDVEAFNLSDYKPIGLIQTAWYPTSLTSSGKSIYITDAKGLSAGPNLEYQWICSFMHGAVQKVGIKYFFKNKSYLTHLALKDDGFTLKQRAARKAKEEAEIKFLRKHIKHIVFILRENKTFDEDLGDYARAGKWADPHLDLYNKKELPNLYKLANKYALFVNFYADGEVTAQGHEWTTGASDSDYVQRVWPENYSGRGLRYPQSRTLLKPAIPDKDDTFLNPAYIGNRLMKKLHVHLTNIWISYPYKLYLFNDMLSHHISFADFGEFVAHTRINGVNRQMEAHVVSEYPGWNRDILDTTRAKIFIKWAKKRLKENKFPDFTYIWLPDDHTAGLAPCYYTPQYYVANNDEATGKIISFLSRSKIWKNTLVFLTEDDAQSGADHISAHRTFALMMGPYVKKGALIKQRYSQVSIVKTIEAIFNLPPMSQWDANAKVIINGFTSKQDNGRPYKFLKITVKKRLNPGVCSQVQKLRLKLGAKLPKKYVPVNFSGNNPVVKISRKNLYTPTTLLKVDGYQQFKQEWLGVKGVKSFHKVVAYIKTLAEKEKAPVAHFIGLGK
- a CDS encoding TonB-dependent receptor, producing MKLKVPDGKLRKIGLGIGLNRTEFKLILFIALSVFAAFYAPSKANAKVIVLKAEKKAKKVKRTPFTVSKIKKRAIEATKSPMNSFETILNQAPSIHASTSGPNNIRSRVELRGFGTGEVAQTFDGVPINNMFDGDSSNYMDVRNNVPFTLGDISGVGIYYGVNNPSIDSFDSLGGTINYEPLMPTSKFYAKIFGGYGSFATRTYGFALNTGKLWEGIRMYLKVSRDDANNWYDGSAYPNRLHSYYMSLIKPYNNNRSHISFIFMRNDDYANDPHLVPVPLLDQFGYSWGWPTSVENAQAYNQEYYAILGWKAYINRDLTFDNKSFYFNENMAKNLYVNPACHTSAASAGISTASCDIPSSIYINGVQPYSLSFGSGNWSLTPVPTATYNPDPQFLDGQNSATAIANGFTPGFAYGTDNHYKAVNVSQFGDIPSVTVRFPRNVLTLGGQFLFGRYHKIESFYGESYGPVAPFYNIADNEHGTENMDAVYAQDRVDIIPDKLFIEPGVKYQIVDMSVATNETWPSLYPYGGTVSDTFTEIEPTIGLSYNLLPNWNFYATYGRTMKAPNYTAYESVLTSYNGTNFTTSLSGIKPEYVTDYELGTRYRLDNLELSANVYKEDFSNTFGTYLNTATEVTYETNGGRSRYEGLQLEGQYDFNRHLNVFANYSLNTGKFTSTYSGPAGNVLPGENVPFIPRHLANIGVDENYYNIDARLWGTYTGEQFVEDINGNPTSAFHLGGYWLFNLNLSRYFNFKKMGILKEAGLKGMKLSLSIDNILNRQYLTGAIPGFVSTYPNSNAIYAEYLPGMPRFYYVTTSFKF